Proteins encoded by one window of Micromonospora coxensis:
- the aroB gene encoding 3-dehydroquinate synthase, whose amino-acid sequence MDEVTRIPVGGERPYDVLVGRDLLDPPPRLLPGAERVAVLFAPPLKDLADRLAERLRALGVAPLPIEVPDAEAGKRIEVAAECWDRLGAAGFTRTDAVVGIGGGAVTDLAGYVAACWLRGVRWVPVATSLLGMVDAAVGGKTGVNTAAGKNLVGAFHPPAGVICDLSTLDSLPPADLAAGLAEVVKCGFIADPVILDLVEADPSAATDPRGPVVRELIERAIRVKADVVSGDLRESGVREVLNYGHTLAHAIEKVEDYRWRHGHAVAVGTVYAGALARLAGRLDAATAERHRTVLAALGLPTSYRADAWPQLLAAMRVDKKTRGSRLRFVVLDGLARPAMLEGPDDELLHAAYREISR is encoded by the coding sequence ATGGACGAGGTGACCCGGATCCCGGTCGGCGGCGAGCGACCGTACGACGTGCTGGTGGGACGCGATCTGCTGGATCCGCCGCCGCGGCTGCTGCCCGGCGCCGAGCGGGTGGCGGTGCTGTTCGCGCCGCCGCTCAAGGACCTGGCCGACAGATTGGCCGAACGGCTCCGCGCGCTCGGCGTGGCCCCGCTGCCGATCGAGGTGCCCGACGCCGAGGCGGGCAAGCGGATCGAGGTGGCCGCCGAGTGCTGGGACCGGCTCGGCGCGGCGGGCTTCACCCGTACCGATGCCGTCGTCGGGATCGGCGGCGGCGCGGTCACCGACCTGGCCGGCTACGTGGCGGCCTGCTGGCTGCGCGGGGTGCGCTGGGTGCCGGTGGCGACCTCCCTGCTCGGTATGGTCGACGCCGCGGTGGGCGGCAAGACCGGCGTGAACACCGCCGCCGGCAAGAACCTGGTCGGCGCGTTCCACCCGCCGGCCGGCGTGATCTGCGACCTGTCGACGTTGGACAGTCTGCCCCCGGCCGACCTGGCCGCCGGGCTGGCCGAGGTGGTCAAGTGCGGCTTCATCGCCGACCCGGTCATCCTCGACCTGGTGGAGGCCGACCCGTCCGCCGCCACCGACCCGCGCGGGCCGGTGGTGCGCGAGCTGATCGAGCGGGCGATCCGGGTCAAGGCCGACGTGGTCTCCGGGGACCTGCGCGAGTCCGGGGTACGGGAGGTGCTCAACTACGGGCACACCCTGGCGCACGCGATCGAGAAGGTGGAGGACTACCGCTGGCGGCACGGGCACGCCGTCGCGGTCGGCACCGTATACGCCGGCGCCCTGGCCCGGCTGGCGGGGCGGCTCGACGCGGCCACCGCCGAGCGGCACCGTACCGTGCTGGCCGCGCTCGGCCTGCCCACCAGCTACCGGGCCGACGCCTGGCCGCAGCTGCTGGCCGCGATGCGGGTGGACAAGAAGACCCGGGGCAGCCGGCTGCGCTTCGTGGTGCTCGACGGCCTGGCCCGGCCGGCGATGCTGGAGGGCCCGGACGACGAGCTGCTGCACGCCGCGTACCGGGAGATCAGCCGGTGA
- the aroQ gene encoding type II 3-dehydroquinate dehydratase, translating to MSAPRVYVLNGPNLGRLGTRQVDVYGVTSYADLVTLCVDTGRELGLDVTVRQTDAEHELIGWLHEAADEGAAVVLNPAAWSHYSIAVRDACALLRGPLVEVHISNIHAREEFRHHSVVSAVATGVICGLGVDGYRLALRHLATRSG from the coding sequence GTGAGCGCGCCGCGGGTGTACGTGCTCAACGGGCCCAACCTGGGCCGGCTGGGCACCCGCCAGGTCGACGTGTACGGCGTGACCAGCTACGCCGATCTGGTGACCCTCTGCGTGGACACCGGCCGGGAACTGGGGCTGGACGTGACGGTGCGGCAGACCGACGCCGAGCACGAGCTGATCGGCTGGCTGCACGAGGCCGCCGACGAGGGCGCCGCGGTGGTGCTCAACCCGGCCGCCTGGTCGCACTACTCGATCGCGGTGCGCGACGCCTGCGCCCTGCTGCGCGGCCCCCTGGTCGAGGTGCACATCTCCAACATCCACGCCCGGGAGGAGTTCCGGCACCACTCGGTGGTCTCGGCCGTGGCGACCGGGGTGATCTGCGGCCTCGGCGTGGACGGCTACCGGCTGGCCCTGCGGCACCTGGCGACCCGCTCCGGGTGA
- the efp gene encoding elongation factor P: MASTNDLKNGLVLNLDGELWSVVEFQHVKPGKGGAFVRTTLKNVLSGKVVDKTFNAGTKVETATVDKRTMQYLYADGEDYVFMDLETFDQITVPGGTVGEAANYLLPEAEATVATHEGVPLYIELPTSVVLEVTYTEPGLQGDRSTGGNKPATVETGATVQVPLFITTGEKIKVDTRDGRYLGRA; the protein is encoded by the coding sequence ATGGCCTCCACCAACGACCTGAAGAACGGCCTGGTGCTCAACCTCGACGGGGAGCTCTGGTCCGTCGTCGAGTTCCAGCACGTCAAGCCCGGTAAGGGTGGCGCCTTCGTGCGTACCACGCTGAAGAACGTGCTGTCCGGCAAGGTGGTCGACAAGACCTTCAACGCGGGCACCAAGGTCGAGACCGCCACCGTCGACAAGCGCACCATGCAGTACCTCTACGCCGACGGCGAGGACTACGTCTTCATGGACCTGGAGACGTTCGACCAGATCACCGTTCCCGGCGGCACCGTCGGCGAGGCGGCGAACTACCTCCTCCCCGAGGCCGAGGCGACCGTCGCCACGCACGAGGGCGTGCCGCTCTACATCGAGCTGCCCACCTCCGTCGTGCTGGAGGTCACCTACACCGAGCCGGGCCTGCAGGGCGACCGCTCGACCGGCGGCAACAAGCCGGCCACCGTGGAGACCGGCGCGACCGTGCAGGTGCCGCTCTTCATCACCACCGGCGAGAAGATCAAGGTCGACACCCGCGACGGCCGTTACCTCGGCCGAGCCTGA
- the nusB gene encoding transcription antitermination factor NusB, producing MPSRRKARKRALDVLFEADLRDRPPVEVLAGYVERIEKPRPEHLGYAVSLVEGVAAHLDRIDEVIASYAEGWTLDRMPVVDRNLARIAVYELLYVDEIDDAVAISEAVELARQMSTDDSPRFLNGVLGRIAEYTTR from the coding sequence ATGCCGTCGCGCCGCAAGGCGCGTAAGCGGGCGCTGGACGTGCTCTTCGAGGCCGACCTGCGGGACCGGCCCCCGGTCGAGGTGCTCGCCGGCTACGTCGAGCGGATCGAGAAGCCACGGCCGGAGCACCTGGGGTACGCGGTCAGCCTGGTCGAGGGGGTGGCCGCGCACCTCGACCGGATCGACGAGGTGATCGCCAGCTACGCCGAGGGCTGGACGCTGGACCGGATGCCGGTGGTCGACCGCAACCTCGCCCGGATCGCCGTCTACGAGCTGCTCTACGTCGACGAGATCGACGACGCGGTGGCGATCAGCGAGGCGGTCGAGCTGGCCCGGCAGATGTCGACCGACGACTCGCCGCGCTTCCTCAACGGCGTGCTGGGCCGGATCGCCGAGTACACCACCCGCTGA
- the bldD gene encoding transcriptional regulator BldD, whose translation MPSEYAKSLGARLRSIRQQQGLSLQGVEEKSNGRWKAVVVGSYERGDRAVTVSRLAELADFYRVPVSELLPDGSGVRHEPTSKIVLDLERLYDEASEDLAYVARYARAIQQQRGDYNGRVLSIRADDLRALAIVYDASPSGLIERLTEHGVLVADPRAFFAS comes from the coding sequence ATGCCCTCTGAATACGCCAAGTCGCTGGGCGCCCGCCTGCGCTCCATCCGTCAGCAGCAGGGCCTGTCCCTGCAGGGGGTGGAGGAGAAGTCGAACGGGCGGTGGAAGGCCGTGGTGGTCGGCTCGTACGAGCGCGGCGACCGGGCCGTCACCGTGTCCCGCCTGGCGGAGCTGGCCGACTTCTACCGCGTTCCCGTCTCGGAGCTGCTGCCCGACGGCAGCGGGGTACGCCACGAGCCCACCAGCAAGATCGTGCTGGACCTGGAGCGGCTCTACGACGAGGCGTCCGAGGACCTCGCCTACGTCGCCCGGTACGCCCGCGCCATCCAGCAGCAGCGTGGTGACTACAACGGCCGGGTGCTCTCCATCCGCGCCGACGACCTGCGCGCCCTGGCGATCGTCTACGACGCCTCGCCGTCCGGCCTGATCGAGCGGCTCACCGAGCACGGTGTGCTGGTCGCCGACCCGCGGGCGTTCTTCGCGTCCTGA
- the pyrR gene encoding bifunctional pyr operon transcriptional regulator/uracil phosphoribosyltransferase PyrR, translated as MACPPAAPLSPQRQPSVKVILASADVQRVVDRIAHQILEKTQGAADTVLLGIPTRGAPLAKRLAARISTFEDVDVPVGVLDITLYRDDLRRHATRAIGPTQLPPGGIDGKRVVLVDDVLFSGRTVRAALDALNDVGRPASVQLAVLVDRGHRQLPIRADYVGKNIPTSLAESVKVTLAETDGTDEVKLYGGPA; from the coding sequence GTGGCCTGCCCACCGGCTGCCCCACTGTCGCCGCAGCGACAACCCTCGGTGAAGGTGATCCTCGCCAGCGCCGACGTCCAGCGCGTCGTCGACCGGATCGCCCACCAGATCCTGGAGAAGACCCAGGGCGCCGCCGACACCGTGCTGCTCGGCATACCGACCCGGGGTGCCCCGCTGGCGAAGCGGCTCGCCGCCCGGATCAGCACCTTCGAGGACGTCGACGTCCCGGTCGGGGTGCTCGACATCACCCTCTACCGCGACGATCTGCGCCGGCACGCCACCCGCGCGATCGGCCCCACCCAGCTGCCGCCGGGCGGCATCGACGGCAAGCGGGTCGTCCTCGTCGACGACGTGCTCTTCTCCGGGCGGACCGTGCGCGCCGCCCTCGACGCCCTCAACGACGTGGGCCGCCCCGCCTCGGTGCAGCTCGCCGTCCTGGTCGACCGGGGCCACCGCCAGTTGCCGATCCGCGCCGACTACGTCGGCAAGAACATCCCCACCTCGCTGGCCGAGAGCGTGAAGGTCACCCTCGCCGAGACCGACGGCACGGACGAGGTCAAGCTGTACGGGGGGCCCGCATGA
- a CDS encoding aspartate carbamoyltransferase catalytic subunit, whose amino-acid sequence MIRHLLSGADPDLTTATQILDTAAEMATVAGREVKKLPALRGRTVVNLFYEDSTRTRISFEAAAKRLSADVINFSAKGSSVAKGESLKDTALTLQAMGADAVVVRHPASGAPHRLANWVDGSVVNAGDGTHEHPTQALLDAYTMRSRLGRLAGLHVAIVGDVLHSRVARSNVLLLSTLGAKVTLVGPPTLIPVDISAALAPGTDVSYDLDAVLPNVDVVMMLRVQRERMNDSYFPSAREYSRRFGLDGPRMRRLPEHAIVMHPGPMNRGMEITPEVADSPRSTIVEQVANGVSVRMAVLYLLLGGNNL is encoded by the coding sequence ATGATCCGCCACCTGCTCTCCGGGGCCGACCCGGACCTGACCACCGCCACCCAGATCCTCGACACCGCCGCCGAGATGGCCACCGTCGCCGGCCGGGAGGTCAAGAAGCTGCCCGCGTTGCGCGGCCGGACCGTGGTCAACCTCTTCTACGAGGACTCCACCCGGACCCGGATCTCCTTCGAGGCCGCCGCCAAGCGGCTCTCCGCCGACGTGATCAACTTCTCGGCCAAGGGCTCCAGCGTGGCCAAGGGCGAGAGCCTGAAGGACACCGCGCTCACCCTCCAGGCGATGGGGGCCGACGCGGTGGTCGTCCGGCACCCCGCCTCCGGGGCCCCGCACCGGCTGGCGAACTGGGTGGACGGCTCGGTGGTCAACGCCGGCGACGGCACCCACGAGCACCCCACCCAGGCGCTGCTCGACGCGTACACCATGCGCTCCCGGCTGGGCCGGCTGGCCGGCCTGCACGTGGCGATCGTCGGCGACGTGCTGCACTCCCGGGTGGCCCGCTCCAACGTGCTGCTGCTGTCCACCCTCGGCGCGAAGGTCACCCTGGTCGGCCCGCCCACCCTCATCCCGGTGGACATCTCGGCCGCGCTCGCCCCCGGCACCGACGTCTCCTACGACCTCGACGCCGTTCTCCCGAACGTGGACGTGGTGATGATGCTGCGGGTGCAGCGGGAGCGGATGAACGACTCCTACTTCCCCTCCGCCCGCGAGTACTCGCGCCGCTTCGGGCTGGACGGCCCGCGCATGCGCCGGCTGCCCGAGCACGCCATCGTCATGCACCCCGGCCCGATGAACCGGGGCATGGAGATCACGCCCGAGGTGGCCGACTCACCCCGCTCCACCATCGTCGAACAGGTCGCCAACGGGGTCTCCGTGCGGATGGCCGTCCTCTACCTGCTGCTCGGAGGGAACAACCTGTGA
- a CDS encoding dihydroorotase, with protein sequence MTPYLIRNVSVVGAAPTDLLIRDGVVAATGAGLTAPDAAVIDGTGLVALPGLVDLHTHLREPGREDAETVESGSRAAALGGYTAVCAMANTSPVADTAGVVEQVWRLGREAGLVDVQPIGAVTVGLAGERLAELGAMADSAARVRIFSDDGHCVADPKLMRRALEYVKAFDGIIAQHAEEPRLTEGAQMHEGEVSTRLGLTGWPAVAEEAIIARDVLLAEHVGSRLHVCHVSTAGSVEVLRQAKARGVRVTAEVTPHHLLLTDAKAETYDPVYKVNPPLRTDTDIAALRAALAEGVIDIVATDHAPHAVEDKECEWAYARPGMLGLETALSIALDVLGPEWDLIAERMSRAPARIAGLEGHGVDPAPGVPANLTLVDPAARRTIEPAELASRSRNTPYARMTLPGRIVATFLRGEPTVLDGKAVK encoded by the coding sequence GTGACCCCGTACCTGATCAGGAACGTGAGCGTCGTCGGCGCCGCGCCGACCGACCTGCTGATCCGCGACGGCGTCGTCGCCGCCACCGGCGCCGGGCTCACCGCGCCGGACGCCGCCGTGATCGACGGCACCGGGCTGGTCGCCCTGCCCGGCCTGGTCGACCTGCACACCCACCTGCGCGAGCCCGGCCGGGAGGACGCCGAGACCGTCGAGTCCGGCTCCCGGGCGGCGGCGCTCGGCGGCTACACCGCCGTCTGCGCGATGGCGAACACCTCCCCGGTCGCCGACACCGCCGGCGTGGTCGAGCAGGTCTGGCGCCTCGGCCGGGAGGCCGGGCTGGTCGACGTGCAGCCGATCGGCGCGGTCACCGTCGGCCTGGCCGGCGAGCGGCTGGCCGAGCTGGGCGCGATGGCCGACTCCGCGGCCCGGGTGCGGATCTTCTCCGACGACGGGCACTGCGTCGCCGACCCGAAGCTGATGCGCCGGGCGCTGGAGTACGTCAAGGCGTTCGACGGGATCATCGCCCAGCACGCCGAGGAGCCCCGGCTCACCGAGGGCGCGCAGATGCACGAGGGTGAGGTCTCCACCCGGCTCGGGCTGACCGGCTGGCCGGCGGTCGCCGAGGAGGCGATCATCGCCCGGGACGTGCTGCTGGCCGAGCACGTCGGCAGCCGGCTGCACGTCTGCCACGTCTCCACCGCCGGCAGCGTCGAGGTGCTGCGCCAGGCCAAGGCGCGCGGGGTCCGGGTCACCGCCGAGGTCACCCCGCACCACCTGCTGCTCACCGACGCCAAGGCCGAGACGTACGACCCGGTCTACAAGGTCAACCCCCCGCTGCGCACCGACACCGACATCGCCGCGCTGCGCGCCGCGCTGGCCGAGGGCGTCATCGACATCGTCGCCACCGACCACGCGCCGCACGCGGTGGAGGACAAGGAGTGCGAGTGGGCGTACGCCCGGCCGGGCATGCTCGGCCTGGAGACGGCGCTCTCCATCGCCCTCGACGTGCTCGGCCCCGAGTGGGACCTGATCGCCGAGCGGATGTCCCGCGCCCCGGCCCGGATCGCCGGGCTGGAGGGCCACGGCGTGGACCCGGCACCCGGCGTGCCGGCCAACCTCACCCTGGTCGACCCGGCCGCCCGCCGCACCATCGAACCGGCGGAGCTGGCCAGCCGCAGTCGCAACACCCCGTACGCCCGCATGACGCTGCCGGGTCGCATCGTGGCGACCTTCCTGCGCGGCGAGCCGACGGTCCTGGACGGAAAGGCTGTCAAGTGA
- the carA gene encoding glutamine-hydrolyzing carbamoyl-phosphate synthase small subunit, whose protein sequence is MKRRPAILVLEDGRTFPGEAYGSVGETFGEAVFNTGMTGYQETLTDPSYHRQVVVQTAPHIGNTGVNGEDDESGRIWVAGYVVRDPARIGSNWRATGGLEDRLAAEGVVGISGVDTRALTRHLRERGAMRVGISSVDDDPRALLARVRQSPQMVGADLSAEVTTAKPYVVEAEGEHRFTVAALDLGIKRNVPRRLAARGVTTHVLPAGSTIDDLLATGADAVFFSPGPGDPATADGPVALAREVLGRRIPLFGICFGSQILGRALGFGTYKLGYGHRGINQPVLDRATGKVEVTSHNHGFAVQVPGARAGAVVPDQVIETEFGGVQVSHVCLNDNVVEGLRAKDVPAFTVQYHPEAAAGPHDADYLFDRFAELIEGGKNA, encoded by the coding sequence GTGAAGCGCAGGCCTGCGATCCTCGTGCTCGAGGACGGGCGCACGTTCCCCGGCGAGGCGTACGGCAGCGTCGGGGAGACCTTCGGCGAGGCGGTCTTCAACACCGGCATGACCGGCTACCAGGAGACCCTGACCGACCCCTCCTACCACCGGCAGGTGGTGGTGCAGACCGCGCCGCACATCGGCAACACCGGCGTCAACGGCGAGGACGACGAGTCCGGCCGGATCTGGGTCGCCGGCTACGTGGTGCGCGACCCGGCCCGCATCGGCTCCAACTGGCGCGCCACCGGCGGTCTGGAGGACCGGCTCGCCGCCGAGGGCGTGGTCGGCATCAGCGGGGTTGACACCCGGGCGCTGACCCGGCACCTGCGTGAGCGCGGCGCGATGCGGGTCGGCATCTCCAGCGTCGACGACGACCCGCGCGCCCTGCTGGCCCGGGTCCGCCAGTCCCCGCAGATGGTGGGCGCGGACCTCTCGGCCGAGGTGACCACCGCCAAGCCGTACGTGGTCGAGGCGGAGGGTGAGCACCGGTTCACCGTCGCCGCGCTGGACCTGGGCATCAAGCGCAACGTCCCGCGCCGGCTCGCCGCGCGCGGGGTCACCACCCACGTGCTGCCCGCCGGCTCGACCATCGACGACCTGCTCGCCACCGGCGCGGACGCGGTCTTCTTCTCGCCCGGCCCGGGTGACCCGGCCACCGCCGACGGCCCGGTGGCGCTGGCCCGTGAGGTGCTCGGCCGGCGGATCCCGCTGTTCGGCATCTGCTTCGGCAGCCAGATCCTCGGCCGGGCGCTCGGCTTCGGCACCTACAAGCTGGGCTACGGCCACCGCGGCATCAACCAGCCGGTGCTCGACCGGGCCACCGGCAAGGTCGAGGTGACCAGCCACAACCACGGCTTCGCCGTCCAGGTGCCGGGCGCGCGGGCCGGGGCGGTCGTCCCCGACCAGGTGATCGAGACCGAGTTCGGCGGCGTCCAGGTGTCACACGTCTGCCTCAATGACAACGTGGTCGAGGGGCTGCGGGCCAAGGACGTGCCCGCCTTCACCGTCCAGTACCACCCGGAGGCGGCGGCCGGCCCGCACGACGCGGACTACCTCTTCGACCGCTTCGCCGAGCTCATCGAAGGCGGAAAGAATGCCTAA
- the carB gene encoding carbamoyl-phosphate synthase large subunit produces MPKRTDLKHILVIGSGPIVIGQACEFDYSGTQACRVLRAEGIRVSLVNSNPATIMTDPEFADATYVEPITPEFVELVIAKERPDALLPTLGGQTALNTAVALHEAGVLDKYGVELIGANIEAIHRGEDRQLFKDIVAKAGARLGIDDPATLVPRSRVCHSMAEVEATVAELGLPVVIRPSFTMGGLGSGMAHTDEDLARIAGAGLAASPVHEVLIEESVLGWKEYELELMRDRHDNVVVVCSIENVDPMGVHTGDSVTVAPAMTLTDREYQRLRDLGIAVLREVGVDTGGCNIQFAVNPADGRIVVIEMNPRVSRSSALASKATGFPIAKIAAKLAIGYTLDEIPNDITLKTPAAFEPTLDYVVVKIPRFAFEKFPGADPELTTTMKSVGEAMSLGRNFTEALNKAMRSMETQSSGFWTTPDPQGATRENTLAALRMPHDGRLYTVERALRLGASIAEVAAASGGMDPWFLDQIAALVELRAEIVDAPVLDADLLRRAKRAGLSDRQLAALRPELAAEDGVRTLRHRLGVRPVYKTVDTCAAEFEATTPYHYSTYDQETEVVPSARPKVLILGSGPNRIGQGIEFDYSCVHAVQALRSAPVGGAAEAGFETVMVNCNPETVSTDYDTADRLYFEPLTFEDVLEVWHAEDSSGKAAGGPGVVGVIVQLGGQTPLGLAQRLKDAGVPVVGTSPESIHLAEERGAFGAVLARAGLRAPAHGMATSYDEAKAIADEIGYPVLVRPSYVLGGRGMEIVYDDATLRDYIGRATDISPDHPVLVDRFLDDAIEIDVDALCDADGEVYLGGVMEHIEEAGIHSGDSSCALPPITLAGSHLTQVRRYTEAIARGVGVKGLLNVQYALKDDMLYVLEANPRASRTVPFVSKATAVPLAKAAARIALGATIAELRAEGMLPATGDGGSMPADAPIAVKEAVLPFKRFRTPSGKGIDSLLGPEMKSTGEVMGIDTNFGHAFAKSQSAAYGSLPTGGKIFVSVANRDKRGMIFPIKRLADLGFEIVATTGTAEVLRRHGIACEQIRKHYESGEGEDAVSLILGGDVALVVNTPQGSGASARSDGYEIRSAAVTADIPCITTVPGAAAAVMGIEARIRGDMRVRPLQELHAALRAAQ; encoded by the coding sequence ATGCCTAAGCGCACCGATCTCAAGCACATCCTGGTCATCGGCTCCGGGCCGATCGTCATCGGGCAGGCCTGCGAGTTCGACTACTCCGGCACCCAGGCGTGCCGGGTGCTGCGCGCCGAGGGGATCCGGGTCAGCCTGGTGAACTCCAACCCGGCGACGATCATGACCGACCCGGAGTTCGCCGACGCCACGTACGTCGAGCCGATCACCCCGGAGTTCGTCGAGCTGGTCATCGCCAAGGAGCGCCCCGACGCGCTGCTGCCGACCCTCGGCGGGCAGACCGCGCTGAACACCGCGGTCGCCCTGCACGAGGCGGGCGTGCTCGACAAGTACGGCGTGGAGTTGATCGGCGCGAACATCGAGGCGATCCACCGCGGCGAGGACCGGCAGCTGTTCAAGGACATCGTCGCCAAGGCCGGCGCCCGGCTCGGCATCGACGACCCCGCCACGCTGGTGCCGCGCTCGCGGGTCTGCCACTCCATGGCCGAGGTCGAGGCGACCGTGGCCGAGCTGGGCCTGCCGGTGGTCATCCGCCCGTCGTTCACCATGGGCGGCCTGGGCTCCGGCATGGCGCACACCGACGAGGACCTGGCGCGCATCGCCGGCGCCGGCCTGGCCGCCAGCCCGGTGCACGAGGTGCTCATCGAGGAGAGCGTGCTCGGCTGGAAGGAGTACGAGCTCGAACTGATGCGCGACCGCCACGACAACGTGGTGGTGGTCTGCTCGATCGAGAACGTCGACCCGATGGGCGTGCACACCGGCGACAGCGTGACCGTCGCCCCGGCGATGACGCTCACCGACCGGGAGTACCAGCGCCTGCGCGACCTGGGCATCGCGGTGCTGCGCGAGGTCGGGGTGGACACCGGCGGCTGCAACATCCAGTTCGCGGTCAACCCGGCCGACGGCCGGATCGTCGTGATCGAGATGAACCCCCGGGTGTCCCGCTCCTCGGCGCTGGCCTCCAAGGCGACCGGCTTCCCGATCGCCAAGATCGCCGCCAAGCTGGCCATCGGCTACACCCTGGACGAGATCCCCAACGACATCACCCTGAAGACCCCGGCGGCGTTCGAGCCGACCCTGGACTACGTGGTGGTGAAGATCCCCCGGTTCGCGTTCGAGAAGTTCCCCGGCGCCGACCCGGAGCTGACCACCACGATGAAGTCGGTCGGCGAGGCGATGAGCCTCGGGCGCAACTTCACCGAGGCGCTCAACAAGGCGATGCGCTCGATGGAAACCCAATCATCGGGTTTCTGGACCACTCCAGATCCGCAGGGCGCCACCAGGGAGAACACCCTCGCCGCGCTGCGGATGCCGCACGACGGCCGGCTGTACACCGTCGAGCGGGCGCTGCGCCTGGGCGCCTCCATCGCCGAGGTGGCCGCCGCCTCCGGCGGGATGGACCCGTGGTTCCTGGACCAGATCGCCGCGCTCGTCGAACTGCGCGCCGAGATCGTGGACGCCCCGGTGCTCGACGCCGACCTGCTGCGCCGGGCCAAGCGGGCCGGCCTGTCCGACCGGCAGCTCGCCGCGCTCCGCCCCGAGCTGGCCGCCGAGGACGGGGTGCGCACCCTGCGGCACCGGCTCGGCGTCCGGCCGGTCTACAAGACGGTGGACACCTGCGCCGCCGAGTTCGAGGCGACCACGCCGTACCACTACTCCACCTACGACCAGGAGACCGAGGTCGTCCCGTCGGCCCGGCCGAAGGTGCTCATCCTGGGCTCCGGGCCGAACCGGATCGGCCAGGGCATCGAGTTCGACTACTCCTGCGTGCACGCCGTCCAGGCGCTGCGCAGCGCGCCCGTCGGCGGAGCCGCCGAGGCCGGTTTCGAGACGGTCATGGTCAACTGCAACCCGGAGACCGTCTCCACCGACTACGACACCGCCGACCGGCTCTACTTCGAGCCGCTGACCTTCGAGGACGTGCTGGAGGTCTGGCACGCCGAGGACTCCTCCGGCAAGGCGGCCGGCGGGCCCGGCGTGGTCGGGGTGATCGTCCAACTCGGCGGGCAGACCCCGCTGGGGCTGGCGCAGCGGCTCAAGGACGCCGGGGTGCCGGTGGTCGGCACCTCGCCGGAGTCGATCCACCTGGCCGAGGAGCGGGGCGCCTTCGGTGCGGTGCTCGCCCGCGCCGGGCTGCGCGCCCCGGCGCACGGCATGGCCACCTCGTACGACGAGGCGAAGGCGATCGCCGACGAGATCGGGTACCCGGTGCTGGTCCGGCCGTCGTACGTGCTCGGCGGGCGGGGCATGGAGATCGTCTACGACGACGCCACCCTGCGCGACTACATCGGGCGGGCCACCGACATCTCCCCGGACCACCCGGTGCTGGTGGACCGGTTCCTCGACGACGCCATCGAGATCGACGTGGACGCGCTCTGCGACGCCGACGGCGAGGTCTACCTCGGCGGCGTGATGGAGCACATCGAGGAGGCCGGCATCCACTCCGGCGACTCGTCCTGCGCGCTGCCGCCGATCACCCTGGCCGGCTCGCACCTGACCCAGGTGCGCCGCTACACCGAGGCGATCGCCCGGGGGGTGGGCGTCAAGGGCCTGCTCAACGTCCAGTACGCCCTCAAGGACGACATGCTCTACGTGCTGGAGGCCAACCCGCGTGCCTCCCGTACCGTCCCGTTCGTCTCCAAGGCCACGGCGGTGCCGCTGGCCAAGGCGGCGGCCCGGATCGCGCTCGGCGCCACCATCGCCGAGCTGCGCGCCGAGGGCATGCTCCCGGCCACCGGGGACGGCGGCAGCATGCCCGCCGACGCCCCGATCGCGGTGAAGGAGGCGGTGCTGCCGTTCAAGCGGTTCCGCACCCCGTCCGGCAAGGGCATCGACTCGCTGCTCGGCCCGGAGATGAAGTCCACCGGTGAGGTGATGGGCATCGACACCAACTTCGGGCACGCCTTCGCCAAGTCGCAGTCGGCCGCGTACGGCTCGCTGCCCACCGGCGGCAAGATCTTCGTCTCGGTCGCCAACCGGGACAAGCGGGGCATGATCTTTCCGATCAAGCGCCTGGCCGACCTGGGCTTCGAGATCGTCGCCACCACCGGCACGGCGGAGGTGCTGCGCCGGCACGGCATCGCCTGCGAGCAGATCCGCAAGCACTACGAGTCGGGCGAGGGCGAGGACGCGGTGTCGCTGATCCTCGGCGGCGACGTGGCCCTGGTGGTGAACACCCCGCAGGGCTCCGGCGCGAGCGCCCGTTCGGACGGCTACGAGATCCGCAGCGCCGCCGTGACCGCCGACATCCCCTGCATCACCACCGTCCCCGGCGCGGCGGCGGCGGTCATGGGCATCGAGGCCCGCATCCGCGGCGACATGCGGGTGCGCCCCCTCCAGGAGCTCCACGCGGCCCTGCGGGCCGCCCAGTGA